The nucleotide window GCGAAGCATGCTGATGTGCCGCTCGGCTCCATGACCTACCACTTCGCAGACATGGATGAGCTGCTCCGCGAGGCGTTCACCCGATACGCCAGCCGTATCGCCCGGCGTTTTGCGGACCGCTTGGCAGCCGTGTCCGGCACGAACCAACTGGTGGCTGCGATTGCCGAGCTTGTGCATCACGACCTCAGCAAGAGCCCCGAGGATGTGGTGCTCACCCTGGAGCTGTACACACTGGCTGCGCGGAAGCCGGCCTTCCGGCGGATCACCCATGACTGGATGAGGCAGAGCCGCGCTGTCCTTGAGCGGCACATGGATGCAACCGCAGCATTCGAGGTGGACGCGCTGATCGAGGGACTCTTCATCCACGTGAGCCTTGACCAGCACCCCCGCTCCCGGGCAGGCACCGAACGGGCGGTTCGGCGCTTCCTCTCCGACGCGCCCGCGCCCTGAACGTGCCCCGATCACCGGAACCATTTCTAGAAAGACAATCATGAGCTCAATGACCACCGAGCAGCGCGTAGCTGTTCCACGGGAAGCACGGAACGCACGGATCGCCGTCGCTGTGCTGTTCTTCACGAATGGCGCCATCTTCGCCAACCTCCTGCCGCGCTATCCGGAGATCAAGCAGGACCTTGGGCTCAGTAACGCAGAGTACGGGCTGGCCGTCGCGTCCTTTCCGCTGGGCGCGCTGATCGCCGGGTTGGCCGCGGCAACGCTCATCCGCCGATTCCGGTCCTCCAGAGTGGCGGTGGCCGGGACACTGTTTGTTGCGGTGGGAGTGCTGATTGCGGGCGTTTCACCGACCTGGGTTGCCCTGGCGTCCGCGCTGTTCTTCGCCGGTGCAATGGATGCGGTGACCGACGTGGCGCAGAACTCACACGGATTGCGGGTGCAGCGGTTGTACGGCCGGTCCATCCTCAACTCGTTCCATGCCGTGTGGTCCATCGGAGCTGTCGCCGGTGGGCTGATGGGAGGGTTGGCAGGTGCACTCGATCTACCGCGCGGAATCCATCTGTCGGTGACCGGCGCCCTCTGCGTCGCAGCCGTGTTGATCGCCTACCGGTTCCTCCTGGCCGGTCCGGAGCCCGTCGAGCGGGCGGTGGTGCCTCCAAGCCCCGATGTCCACGGCAGGGCCCCCAAGATGCGGCGGACCGGGCCGTACCTCACACTTGCTGCGCTGGTGTTCATCGCGGTCGGCGGGACGCTGGTCGAGGATGCCGGCAGCACGTGGGCGGCGGTCTACCTCTCGGGGCAACTGGATGCCAGTGTCAGCATCGCTGCCCTCGGTTTTGTGGCGATGGTGGGCGCGCAGTTCATTGGGCGCCTGCTGGGCGACGGGCTCGTGGACCGCTTCGGGCAGCGCGCGGTCGCCCGGGCGGGCGGGGTGATTGTTTTCCTCGGTATGGGAGCGGCGCTCGCCTTTCCGTCCGTCGCAGGGACGATCATCGGGTTCGGTCTCGCCGGCTTCGGTGTTGCCACGTTGGTGCCAGCCGCCATGCACGGCGCCGATGAGCTGCGCGGGCTGCGGCCCGGGACCGGTTTGACGGTGATCAGTTGGCTCATGCGCGTGGGTTTCCTGGTGTCACCGCCCGTCGTCGGCCTGATCGCCGATACCCTCAGCCTGCGCGTAGGACTCCTGGTGGTGCCGTTCGCAGGGTTGCTGGTTATCCTGCTGGCTGGTGTGCTGTCCGCGGACCGGGCGAAGCAGCACCGGTCCTGAATCGCTAGATCCTACACTGTCACTCACGGGACTGTGCCACAACGAGGGCACAAAAAGAGCCTCCTGCCAGAGTCGAACTGGCGACCTTCTCATTACGAGTGAGACGCTCTACCGACTGAGCTAAGGAGGCTGGCGCGGGTGAACTTCGCTAGCGCAAAGGCTCATTCCACAAGGAATAACTCTATAAGAGCATAAGCTCACCGGTCAAAATCAGCAGCGGACGCTCATCTCGGGCACGGTGCCGTCGATCAGGAAATCATCGACGAGGGACTCGATGCACTCGCCGGAGCGGCCGTAGGCGGTATGCCCCTGCCCCTCCCAGGTCACGTGAACGGCGGATTCGAGCTGGTCCGCGAGGGCCAGCGACCACTCATAGGGTGTCGCGGGATCCCCTGTGGTTCCAATCACGAGCATCGGCGGCGCATCCGGTGCGCTGGCCGGGGAGGGCTCCAGCACCGGTTCGTGTGCCCACTCCTTGCAGGCGAGCGCGCCGTAGCTCAGGTACTCGCCGAAGACCGCAGATGACGCTTCGAGCGCTTCCGCCTGTTCCGCCATGACCGCCGGGTCGGCCGGCATGGGGTAATCGAGGCAGGTGACCGCCGTGAAGGCGGCGGACGCGTTGGTCAGGTAGTCGCCGTTGGGTTCCCGCTCCGCGCCGAGATCAGCGAAGCGGAGGAATTCCGTGGGGTCACCCTGCAACGCCCGGTCGATCGCCGCGGTCAGGGCAGGCCAGCTGGCACTGTCATACAGCGGAAGCACGAAGCCCTGAAAGAACGTCCCAATGGTGACCGGACGTCCGTCGGCAGCCGTCATGGGGCTCTCCTCAACGGACTCGAAGAGGTCATCCACTACGGCCACACCGGCATCCACATCACCGGGAAGCGGGCACTCGCTTTGGCTTTGGCAGTCGGCGACGTAACTGCGCAGCGCCTCATCGAATGCCGCGACCTGCCCGGCAGTGATCTCCGCCGAGCTCAGGGAAGGGTCTACGGCGCCATCGAGCACAAAGCGCCCGACGTTGTCGGGGAACAGCTCCGCATAGGCGGCGCCCAGCTGAGTGCCGTAGGAAAACCCGAGGTAGTCCAGCTGTTCCTCGCCCACAAGGGCGCGCAGGATGTCCATGTCCTTCGCGGCGCTGACGGTGTCGATGTAGCCCAGTAACTCACCGGTGCGCTCGGCGCACAGCTCTGCGTACTCGGCTGAGTCCGCTTCGAGGATCTCGAGGGCTTCCTCGTCGGTGGCATCCGGCGGAATCGTCTCGGTACGGGCTTCGTCGCGTTCTTCGTCCGTCAGGCATTCCACTGCGGACGACCGGTTGACCCCGCGCGGATCAAAGCCCACCACGTCGTAGGACTGACGTAGCCGGTCGCTGAGGATGAACTCAGCGGAGTCACGGACCAGGTTATAGCCGGAAGCTCCCGGCCCGCCCGGATTCACCAGGAGCGAGCCCTGGGCATCCCCTGACGCATCAAGGCGGATAGCGGCGATCTCGATCGATTCCCGCCCCGGATCACTGTAATCAAGAGGAACGTCGACTGTCGCGCAAGCGAGATCCTCTTCGCACTCCTCCCAGACGACCTCCTGCGAGTAGAACTCCTGAAGGTCTTCGGGAACCTCGCCGATAACTTCGGCCGGCGCTGTCGCCGCGCCGGTCTCCGGACCCGCTGTGCACCCGGAAAGCACCAGAGCAACGACGACGGCGGCAGTACCTGCCAGCGCACGCAGCGGGGAGCGGCGCGCGGGTTGGGAGTGGGTCACGCGGAAAGTTCCTTCTCTGGCAGCAGGCTGACGGCCATCGCTTCGATGGCCAGCAGGGGGGCAACATTGGTTCCAACGATCCGCGTGCGCACTTTGTTGATGGCCTCAATGCGCCCGAGGGTCTGCTCCGGCGTGCCGTGTTCGGCATAGCGCTCGAGCTCAGGCCGCAGCGGCTCGTTCACCAGGTACCCGGAGGTGCCGAGCTGCAACATGAGGATGTCACGGTAGAACGAGGTGAGATCGGTCAGTGCGCGGTCGAAATAGTCGTTCTTCGAGCGCTTGGCCCGCCGGTTCTGATCGTCCTCGAGCCGCTTGACCTGCGCACGGATGGCAGGCGGAAGAGTGCCGGATGTGGGCGCGCCCAGCGAGACCAGCAGCGCGGCCTTTTCTTCGGCGTCACGTTGCTCGAAAGAGCTCTGCGCCTCGGCTTCAGCGAGCTTCACGAGATCCGCAGCTGCCCTCATGGCACCAGCGATATTGCGCAGGTTCAGGGGTAGCCGCACGATCTGGTTGCGCCGCTCGCGGGCATCGGTGTCCGTGGCGAGGCGCTTCGCCACTCCGATGTGGCTCTGCGCGGCGCGGGCTGCAGCTTCGGCGATGATCGGGTCGATGCCGTCACGCTTCACCAGCAGGTCCGTCACGGCCTCGACCGGTGGAACCCGCAGGCTGACTGAGCGGCAGCGGGAACGAATGGTGACCAGCACGTCTCCGGGGCTGGGCGCGCAGAGCAGCCAGATGGTGCGCGGAGGCGGTTCCTCGATCGCCTTCAGAAGGACGTTGGTGCTGCGTTCCTGCATGCGGTCGGCGTCTTCAACGATGATGACGCGCCACCGGCCGGTGGACGGTTTGTCCTGCGCCTTCCGCACCAGCTCGCGGGCCTCGTCGATGCTGATGGTGACCTTCTCGGTGGTCACGTTGGTGACGTCGGCATGCGAGCCGGCCAACGCCGTCGTGCAGGCCTTGCACTCTCCGCAGCCGCGCTCCTCGAGCAGCGGCCGGTCGCAGAGCAGCGCCGCGGCGAAGGCCCGCGCGGCGTTGGAGCGGCCCGAGCCGGGCGGCCCGGTGAACAGCCACGCGTGATTGGGCTGGTTCGCGGCGGCAGCACGGCGCAGTTGTTCGACGGCGGCGGCCTGACCGGTCAGGAAGGTCCAGACGCTCATGCCACACGCTCCCGCACGGCGCCCGCGATTATCGCTGCCAGCTCATCAACGGGATCCGACGCGTTCAGCACCAGATATGCCTCCGGATTCAACGCTGCCTGGTCCCGGAAAGCGGCGCGGATCTGCTCGTGGAAGGAGTCCGGCTCCGACTCCATGCGGTCCTCCTGCGCTGCCGTGGAGGTTCGACGGCCGCGGCCTTCCACGTGGTCAACATCCAGCAACACCGTCAGATCCGGCCGGAGCCCCTCCACCGCCCAGAGGTTGATCCCCAGCACGCTCTCCGCGCCGAGACCGCGGCCTACGCCTTGGTAGGCCACGGAGGAGTCGATATATCTGTCACAGATGACGACGTCGCCGCGCTCCAGAGCGGGCCGGATCACCTGATGCACGTGTGCGGCACGCGAAGCGGCGAATATCAGTGCTTCCGTCCGCGCGTCGATGTACCCGTGCCCGTGATCAAGCACGAGGGAACGCAGCTTCTCACCGATTTCGGTGCCACCGGGCTCGCGGGTGCGCACCACCGTTTGGCCGTCAGCCTGAAGTAACTCCGCCAAGCGCACAGCCTGCGTGGACTTACCGGCGCTGTCTCCGCCCTCGAAGGCAATGAACATGCCGCGGGTAGGGCGGGGAGTCTGGGATGTCACTGGATCAGCCTACCGACTCAGCCTGACAGGCCGCGCGGCCTGTGGAGAACATACGGAATCAATCCGCCGGGCGGTGCAGGGCAATTCCTGCAGTGGGCCACCACGGTGCTGAAGCAGCCTCTGACATCCGACCCAAGAAAGTGCATGCAGCATGCACTTTCCGGGAACGCCGTACCGGGTGCGCAGCTGCGCATCGTCACGGTTTCAGCGCTTCGAAACCGCCAATTACGCTTGCACCATGACGCACACCAGCGGGAATCACGCGCACCTTGCCCCGGATACCCTCACTGTGGCCGCAGGCCGCCCGCCCCGTGATCACGATTCCCCGGTCAACCCGCCCATTGTGCTGTCATCAACCTTCCACGAAACCGCGCCGCCCACCGGATCCGACCGCATCTACGCGCGCATGTCCAACCCCACCTGGGATCCCTTCGAGGAAGCCCTTGCAGAACTCGAGGGTGCCGCGCTTCCGGCGCTCGCCTTCGCCTCCGGCCTCGGTGCCGCCGCCGCGGCCCTATCGCTTGTGCCCACCGGGGGAGTGGTGGTCATTCCCCGCCACGCATACGGCGGGTCCGTCTCGCTGGCGCTCGCGGAGGAAGCCCGCGGCCGCCTGACGGTCCGGCAGGTGGACATCGCGGATACCGAGCAGGTGCTGACACAGCTCGACGGCGCACACATGCTCTGGCTCGAAAGTCCCACCAATCCAATGCTTGAGGTCGCGGAAACCGCGGTGCTGACGGAAGCTGCCCACGGAGCCGGCGCCGTCGTCGTCGTTGATAACACCTTCAACACACCGCTGGTATGCCGGCCGCTGGACTATGGCGCCGACGTCGTACTCCATTCCGTCACCAAATATCTGGCCGGCCATTCCGACGTCGTCCTCGGGGCACTGGTCACGTCGGACGCTGAGCTGCGCGCCCAGTTGACCTCCTACCGGACGCTGCACGGGGCGATTGCGGGGCCGTTTGAGGTGTGGCTGGCGCTTCGGGGACTGCGCACACTCGCGCTCAGGATGGAACGCAGCCAGGCCAATGCGCTGGAACTGGCGACCAGGCTGGCGCAGCACGCCGCGGTCCAACGGGTCCGCTACCCGGGACTGCCTGCGGATCCGGGCCACGAACGCGCCACCGCCCAGCTGAAAGGCTACGGCGGCATTATCAGTATCGAACTGGACAGCAGGGAAACCGCTGACGCGCTTGTCGAAGCTGTCCGCCTCTGGCTCCCGGCAACCTCCCTCGGCGGCGTTGAATCCCTGATTGAACGACGACGGCGCCAGCCCGGTGAGCCGAAAACGGTGCCCGAGGCGCTGGTCCGGCTGTCCGTCGGAATCGAGAACATCGAGGATCTCTGGACGGACCTTGATTCGGCACTCTCCTCCGCGGCGAATACCCGGTAGGCTGAATCCGTGGAAATTGTGCTGCTGACCGAGTTCTGGCTGTTCAGGGTGCTCGGCTATCTCGCCCTCGCAATTGAACTGTGGGCGCTGGTCGACTGCGCCCGGCGCAAGCCCGCCTCCTTCGAAGCCACGTTCAAGCGCACCAAGAGTTTCTGGCTGGGACTTACGGCCGGCGCTGCGGCAATTGGGGCTCTCACCGCGCTCTTCGGCGGTATCGGCCTGTTCGGACTTCTGCAGCTCGTTGCCATCATCGCGGCGTGCGTCTACCTTGCTGATGTGAAGCCCGCTGTGAGCGAGGTCCAGGGAAGCGGACCGTACGGGCCCTGGTAGGCCCTGCCGCCGTTTCACTGAGGAGCAACCGCGTCCCAGGCAGCGGTAATCTCGCCCAGACGCCACCGCGACGGACCGTCGAGAAGCGGCCATCCGGCGTCGGACATCGCAGAGCACATCGCCATCCAGCGCTGCCGGTTGCCGAAGGAACCGAGGGGCGCGGCGTCGAGCCACGCGCGGTCGAGCGCCTGCAGGTAGTCGAACACGCGCTCACCCGGCACGTTCCGGTGGATCAAAGCCTTCGGCAGACGCTCAGCCACATCGGAGGGCACCCCGAAGCACCCGAAGCGCAGCGAGATGCTCAATGACAGCGGGCCATTCACGCTGATCGCCACCCACGTGGACCTGCGCCCGATCTCGTCGCAGGTTCCGTCAATGAACAAGCCGTCCTCCGACAGCCGGCTCCGCACCCGGTCCCAATGAGCCAGGTACTCGTCTTCGCCATACTGGCGCAGCACGTTGAATGCGCGGACAACTGCGGGACGCCGGCCCTGCATCGGCAACTCGAACCCGCCCTGGAGGAAGCTCAGGCCCGGCCGCTCAAGCGGAAGCGCTGCCCGGACGCGCTCGGGATCGATTTCCACACCCATCACCTGGACATCGGCGCGAACCGCTCGCAGGCGCGTGAAGAGTTCAACGGCAGTGACCGGCGTCGCGCCGTAACCAAGATCCACCACGAGCGGGTCATCCGCGGTCCGGATGCGCCAGGCCTGCGGACCGGCCAGCCAGCGGTCCATGCGCCGGAGACGGTTCGGGTTGGTTGTGCCGCGGGTGATCGCTCCAACGGGCTTTCCGGGTTTTCGTGTCGGCACCGTTCAAGGTTACGGGTAATGAAACCGCCTTCCGCAGCACATCATGTGCCCCATCCAGCCAAATACGGCAGACTGGATTCATGACTTCTTACAAACTGATCCTGCTGCGCCATGGCCAGAGCGAGTGGAATGAAAAGAACCTTTTCACGGGCTGGGTGGACGTGGCACTGACGGAACTGGGACGCAAGGAGGCCGTCCGCGGCGGCGAGCTCCTGGTGGAGCATGACCTCCTGCCGGACATCGTGTACACCTCGCGCCAGAAGCGGGCCACGATCACTGCGAACCTCGCACTGGAGGCGGCTGACCGCACCTGGATCGACGTCAAGCGGGACTGGCGGCTCAACGAGCGCCACTACGGTGCCCTGCAGGGCAAGGACAAGGCCCAGACCCTCGCTGAGTTCGGCGAGGAGCAGTTCATGGAGTGGCGCCGTTCGTATGACACGCCGCCGCCGCCCCTCGACGATTCGAGCGAGTACTCCCAGGCCAATGACCCCCGCTACGCGGACCTCGGCGATGACCTGCCGCGCACCGAGTGCCTGAAGGACGTCCTCGAGCGGTTCCTGCCGTACTGGGAATCGGACATCAGCGTTGACATCAAGGCTGGCAAGACCGTCCTCATCGCTGCCCACGGTAACTCCCTCCGCGCGCTGGTCAAGCACCTTGACGGAATCAGCGATGGTGACATCGCCTCCCTCAACATCCCCACGGGCATCCCGCTGGTGTATGAACTGGACGAGGACCTCAAGCCGGTCAAGGCCGGCGGTACGTACCTCGACGCCGACGCCGCCGCTGCCGCGATCGAAGCGGTAGCCAACCAGGGCAAAGCAAAGCACTAGCAACAAGCATTAGCAGGCTCCGGCAGCCAAGTACCCTGCATGGGTTGAGCCCAGCCCCGCACGACGACGGCGGCCCGCCTCCGGAAGGAAGCGGGCCGCCGTCGTCGGTGGATCAGTGAGGTCAGTTCAGCGGCGCGCTGGGCTGCCACTCACCGGTGACCAGGTAGGTGACCTTCCGGGCAACTGAAATGCCATGGTCGGCGAAGCGCTCGAAGTAGCGGCTGGCGAGGGTGACATCCACCGTGGTCGGAGCGGAAGCGTTCCAGTCAGCTGCGGCAACCGCCTTGAACACGCCGGCGTGCAGTTCGTTGATCCGCGCATTGTGCGCGTTGATCTCGATACTCAGCTCGAGGTTGCGCGTTTCGAGAAGCTCGGTGACCTTGTTCGCGATCGCGATATCGAGCTGCGCCAATTCGATGAAGGTGGGCCGGATGCTCTCGGGAATCACATTCTCCGGAAAGCGGAGGCGGGCCAACTGCGCGATGTGCCGGGCGAGATCGCCCATCCGTTCAAGCGACGCGCTCATCCGCAGAGCACCCACAATCATGCGCAGGTCGCTCGCAACCGGCCCCTGCAGGGCAAGGACGTCGATCGCGCGCTCGTCGAGGTCGTTCTGGAGGAAGTCGATGCGCGCATCCGCGGCGATGACTTCCTGTGCCAGCTCGGTATCCGCTGCCTCGAACGCCGTGGTGGCCTTCTGCATGGCCTCCGAAACCAGCTTCGAGATCTCGATGAGTTCTTCGCCGATTTGGTGAAGCTCCGCCTGAAAAACCTTACGCACGTGGGCGTCCTTTCCCTTTGAGGTGCTGAACGGGCGCAGATGCGCAGTCCTGTCCAGCACGTTTTCAGCTGCCCCTTAACTGTTACGCATCTTTAGGTGAACGTTAGTTGAACCACCGGTCCAAAGCCACCGGATCAGCAGGGGAAGGCGCATTCACGGCCTAAGCTGGATCCGTGGATCCTGTACTGCTGACCCTCGTGGCTGGGCTGGTCGGCCTCGCTATCGGCGTGGCCGGCATGCTCGCGTTCCGTGCCAGCGAGTCGCAACGCCGTGCCCGCCTCGATAGTGACGAGCCGGTGCTCCCCAAAGGGGCGGCCGATGTCCTGTCGGTGGTGGGCCGTGCCTACGTCATTGTGGACGGGATCGACGGCGTGGTCCGCGCCAGTCCCGCGGCCTACGCTTTCGGCCTCGTCCGCGGCCACACGATCGTGCACAGCGAGCTCCTTGAGCTGACCGCACGGGTGCGCAGGGACGGAGTGATCGAGGAGCGCCAGCTGGAACTGCCGCGCGGTCCCCTGGGACAGGGCACCATTGTTGTGCACGCCCGCATCGCGGCGCTCGGCGAGGAATACCTCCTCATTCTCGCGGATGACCGCACCGAGATCACCCGTACCGAGGAGATCCGCAATGATTTCGTCGCGAACGTATCCCATGAATTGAAAACTCCCGTGGGCGCCATCTCCCTCCTTGCAGAGGCCCTTGATGATGCAGCCTCCGACGAGGTGGCGGTCCGCAGGTTCGCCCAGCGGATGCACAAGGAATCGGGCAGGCTCTCGGCCCTGGTCCAGGACATCATCGAGCTGTCCCGGCTGCAGGGAACCGACGTCGTCCGCCGCGGCAAGGCGGTCAATATCAATGCGGTGCTCGCCGAGGCAGTGGACCGGAACAAGCTTCCTGCCGAAAGCAAACAGATCGACATCGTGGTCGGCGGGAAGATCGACGCACCGGTCTACGGGGATCCGGACCTCCTCATGACCGCCTTCCGCAACCTGATCGACAATGCCATCCGCTATTCTCCGGACGGAACCAGGGTGGGTGTTGGGCTGCGCTCACGCGACGGACTGGCGCAGATCTCCGTCACGGACCAGGGCCTGGGCATCACCCCCGAGGAGCAGGAGCGGATCTTTGAGCGCTTCTACCGCATCGACGCGGCGCGCTCACGGCAGACGGGCGGCACGGGCCTCGGGCTGAGCATCGTCAAGCACGTCGTCTCGAACCACGGCGGCGAAGTGACGGTGTGGTCGCAGCAGGGCCAGGGCAGCACGTTCACTGTCCGTCTGCCGGAGATGGAAACAGCCGACGACGACGGCGCAGGGCCGGCGGCGAGCGTCGCCGCCGGCGCGGTGCAGGGAAGCAGGCACGAAAGTGCCCGCAACGACAAGGGCAGCAGTGTCCAGAACCAAGGAGTGAAAGCGTGAGCCGCATCCTGATCGTTGAGGACGAAGAGTCCTTCAGCGACCCCCTGTCCTATCTGTTGGGCAAGGAGGGCTTTGACGCCGTCGTCGTGGATAACGGCCTTGATGCGCTCACCGAGTTCGACCGCGGCGGCGCGGACCTGGTACTCCTCGATCTTCAGCTGCCGGGCCTCTCCGGTACGGAAGTATGCCGCCAGCTGCGGCAGCGCTCCTCCGTCCCGGTCATCATGCTTACGGCCAAGGATTCAGAGATCGACAAGGTTGTGGGACTCGAACTGGGCGCCGACGATTA belongs to Arthrobacter tumbae and includes:
- a CDS encoding TetR/AcrR family transcriptional regulator — protein: MSQRRHDPDRRDRIIDSALATIAEHGVAGTTHRKVAKHADVPLGSMTYHFADMDELLREAFTRYASRIARRFADRLAAVSGTNQLVAAIAELVHHDLSKSPEDVVLTLELYTLAARKPAFRRITHDWMRQSRAVLERHMDATAAFEVDALIEGLFIHVSLDQHPRSRAGTERAVRRFLSDAPAP
- a CDS encoding MFS transporter; the protein is MSSMTTEQRVAVPREARNARIAVAVLFFTNGAIFANLLPRYPEIKQDLGLSNAEYGLAVASFPLGALIAGLAAATLIRRFRSSRVAVAGTLFVAVGVLIAGVSPTWVALASALFFAGAMDAVTDVAQNSHGLRVQRLYGRSILNSFHAVWSIGAVAGGLMGGLAGALDLPRGIHLSVTGALCVAAVLIAYRFLLAGPEPVERAVVPPSPDVHGRAPKMRRTGPYLTLAALVFIAVGGTLVEDAGSTWAAVYLSGQLDASVSIAALGFVAMVGAQFIGRLLGDGLVDRFGQRAVARAGGVIVFLGMGAALAFPSVAGTIIGFGLAGFGVATLVPAAMHGADELRGLRPGTGLTVISWLMRVGFLVSPPVVGLIADTLSLRVGLLVVPFAGLLVILLAGVLSADRAKQHRS
- a CDS encoding alpha/beta hydrolase, producing the protein MTHSQPARRSPLRALAGTAAVVVALVLSGCTAGPETGAATAPAEVIGEVPEDLQEFYSQEVVWEECEEDLACATVDVPLDYSDPGRESIEIAAIRLDASGDAQGSLLVNPGGPGASGYNLVRDSAEFILSDRLRQSYDVVGFDPRGVNRSSAVECLTDEERDEARTETIPPDATDEEALEILEADSAEYAELCAERTGELLGYIDTVSAAKDMDILRALVGEEQLDYLGFSYGTQLGAAYAELFPDNVGRFVLDGAVDPSLSSAEITAGQVAAFDEALRSYVADCQSQSECPLPGDVDAGVAVVDDLFESVEESPMTAADGRPVTIGTFFQGFVLPLYDSASWPALTAAIDRALQGDPTEFLRFADLGAEREPNGDYLTNASAAFTAVTCLDYPMPADPAVMAEQAEALEASSAVFGEYLSYGALACKEWAHEPVLEPSPASAPDAPPMLVIGTTGDPATPYEWSLALADQLESAVHVTWEGQGHTAYGRSGECIESLVDDFLIDGTVPEMSVRC
- a CDS encoding DNA polymerase III subunit delta', which translates into the protein MSVWTFLTGQAAAVEQLRRAAAANQPNHAWLFTGPPGSGRSNAARAFAAALLCDRPLLEERGCGECKACTTALAGSHADVTNVTTEKVTISIDEARELVRKAQDKPSTGRWRVIIVEDADRMQERSTNVLLKAIEEPPPRTIWLLCAPSPGDVLVTIRSRCRSVSLRVPPVEAVTDLLVKRDGIDPIIAEAAARAAQSHIGVAKRLATDTDARERRNQIVRLPLNLRNIAGAMRAAADLVKLAEAEAQSSFEQRDAEEKAALLVSLGAPTSGTLPPAIRAQVKRLEDDQNRRAKRSKNDYFDRALTDLTSFYRDILMLQLGTSGYLVNEPLRPELERYAEHGTPEQTLGRIEAINKVRTRIVGTNVAPLLAIEAMAVSLLPEKELSA
- the tmk gene encoding dTMP kinase → MFIAFEGGDSAGKSTQAVRLAELLQADGQTVVRTREPGGTEIGEKLRSLVLDHGHGYIDARTEALIFAASRAAHVHQVIRPALERGDVVICDRYIDSSVAYQGVGRGLGAESVLGINLWAVEGLRPDLTVLLDVDHVEGRGRRTSTAAQEDRMESEPDSFHEQIRAAFRDQAALNPEAYLVLNASDPVDELAAIIAGAVRERVA
- a CDS encoding trans-sulfuration enzyme family protein yields the protein MTHTSGNHAHLAPDTLTVAAGRPPRDHDSPVNPPIVLSSTFHETAPPTGSDRIYARMSNPTWDPFEEALAELEGAALPALAFASGLGAAAAALSLVPTGGVVVIPRHAYGGSVSLALAEEARGRLTVRQVDIADTEQVLTQLDGAHMLWLESPTNPMLEVAETAVLTEAAHGAGAVVVVDNTFNTPLVCRPLDYGADVVLHSVTKYLAGHSDVVLGALVTSDAELRAQLTSYRTLHGAIAGPFEVWLALRGLRTLALRMERSQANALELATRLAQHAAVQRVRYPGLPADPGHERATAQLKGYGGIISIELDSRETADALVEAVRLWLPATSLGGVESLIERRRRQPGEPKTVPEALVRLSVGIENIEDLWTDLDSALSSAANTR
- a CDS encoding DUF2516 family protein encodes the protein MEIVLLTEFWLFRVLGYLALAIELWALVDCARRKPASFEATFKRTKSFWLGLTAGAAAIGALTALFGGIGLFGLLQLVAIIAACVYLADVKPAVSEVQGSGPYGPW
- a CDS encoding class I SAM-dependent methyltransferase, producing the protein MPTRKPGKPVGAITRGTTNPNRLRRMDRWLAGPQAWRIRTADDPLVVDLGYGATPVTAVELFTRLRAVRADVQVMGVEIDPERVRAALPLERPGLSFLQGGFELPMQGRRPAVVRAFNVLRQYGEDEYLAHWDRVRSRLSEDGLFIDGTCDEIGRRSTWVAISVNGPLSLSISLRFGCFGVPSDVAERLPKALIHRNVPGERVFDYLQALDRAWLDAAPLGSFGNRQRWMAMCSAMSDAGWPLLDGPSRWRLGEITAAWDAVAPQ
- a CDS encoding phosphoglyceromutase → MTSYKLILLRHGQSEWNEKNLFTGWVDVALTELGRKEAVRGGELLVEHDLLPDIVYTSRQKRATITANLALEAADRTWIDVKRDWRLNERHYGALQGKDKAQTLAEFGEEQFMEWRRSYDTPPPPLDDSSEYSQANDPRYADLGDDLPRTECLKDVLERFLPYWESDISVDIKAGKTVLIAAHGNSLRALVKHLDGISDGDIASLNIPTGIPLVYELDEDLKPVKAGGTYLDADAAAAAIEAVANQGKAKH
- the phoU gene encoding phosphate signaling complex protein PhoU → MRKVFQAELHQIGEELIEISKLVSEAMQKATTAFEAADTELAQEVIAADARIDFLQNDLDERAIDVLALQGPVASDLRMIVGALRMSASLERMGDLARHIAQLARLRFPENVIPESIRPTFIELAQLDIAIANKVTELLETRNLELSIEINAHNARINELHAGVFKAVAAADWNASAPTTVDVTLASRYFERFADHGISVARKVTYLVTGEWQPSAPLN
- a CDS encoding sensor histidine kinase, which codes for MDPVLLTLVAGLVGLAIGVAGMLAFRASESQRRARLDSDEPVLPKGAADVLSVVGRAYVIVDGIDGVVRASPAAYAFGLVRGHTIVHSELLELTARVRRDGVIEERQLELPRGPLGQGTIVVHARIAALGEEYLLILADDRTEITRTEEIRNDFVANVSHELKTPVGAISLLAEALDDAASDEVAVRRFAQRMHKESGRLSALVQDIIELSRLQGTDVVRRGKAVNINAVLAEAVDRNKLPAESKQIDIVVGGKIDAPVYGDPDLLMTAFRNLIDNAIRYSPDGTRVGVGLRSRDGLAQISVTDQGLGITPEEQERIFERFYRIDAARSRQTGGTGLGLSIVKHVVSNHGGEVTVWSQQGQGSTFTVRLPEMETADDDGAGPAASVAAGAVQGSRHESARNDKGSSVQNQGVKA